The Astyanax mexicanus isolate ESR-SI-001 chromosome 24, AstMex3_surface, whole genome shotgun sequence genome has a segment encoding these proteins:
- the LOC111195443 gene encoding fibronectin type III domain-containing protein 11 codes for MEEKIRHLLNTRVTTDQIRTYFNQQEFFSRCSFYIEIKGKDLETQTTRSVPVQNLDPQRLMRVKFDAKTQVRVQLAYQTELLKKLVRSREDIAVIADKIHQGYVVGEEDDIDRKMSELEDTAAEFENSLLLGSVHNRHKLIFEANGVVVVPRLTLELKLKKPVIFERGLCVMLLNVAYLHWKIEEQEQDEPGEEFQIQYKVQDPEIHDASNRSINCGLYRAAIIPNLVPGKLYEFTINRVNSGDLVYSKWTDTIWLTTSPDC; via the coding sequence ATGGAAGAGAAAATAAGGCACCTCCTCAACACGAGAGTGACCACAGATCAGATCCGCACTTACTTCAACCAGCAGGAATTTTTCAGTAGGTGCTCCTTCTACATCGAAATCAAAGGCAAGGATTTGGAAACACAAACCACCAGGTCTGTCCCTGTCCAGAACCTCGACCCACAGAGGTTAATGCGGGTGAAATTTGACGCCAAGACCCAAGTGAGAGTGCAACTGGCCTATCAGACAGAGCTCCTCAAAAAGCTCGTCAGGAGCAGGGAAGATATTGCAGTCATTGCTGACAAAATCCATCAAGGATacgttgttggtgaagaagacgACATTGACCGTAAAATGTCAGAACTTGAGGACACTGCTGCTGAGTTTGAAAACTCCCTGTTGCTTGGTTCTGTCCACAACCGTCACAAGCTCATCTTCGAGGCCAACGGGGTTGTAGTAGTTCCGCGGCTCACTTTGGAACTAAAACTCAAGAAGCCAGTGATATTTGAGAGAGGCCTCTGTGTCATGTTATTGAACGTCGCCTACCTACACTGGAAAATTGAGGAGCAGGAGCAGGACGAGCCAGGCGAAGAGTTCCAGATCCAATACAAGGTCCAAGATCCAGAAATCCACGATGCAAGCAACCGGTCGATCAACTGTGGGCTTTACAGAGCAGCAATTATACCAAATTTGGTTCCGGGCAAATTATATGAATTTACCATCAATAGGGTGAACTCCGGCGACCTGGTCTACAGCAAGTGGACTGATACCATCTGGCTTACAACCTCACCTGATTGCTAA